The DNA region TCGCGGCACTGGTCTACTGAAGGCTGAAACTGCCCTGATAGAATACGATCAATGCCCGGAATCCCATTAAACTTGAGGGTCGCCCGCCATCATGATCACCACTGCTCATCCGCCCCACCTCACCCCCGACGACTACCTCCAGCTTGAAGCCCGCAGCCCCGTCAAGCATGAATACATCAACGGGCAAATCGTGGCGATGGCTGGAGCCAGTGATGCCCATGTGACGATCGCCCTTAACGTCGCAGCCTTACTCCGCTCCCACCTGCGGGGAACCGGATGCCGGGTCTACATCTCGGATATGAAAGTCCGCCTCGATGCCTGCAATTGTTTCTACTATCCTGATGTCTTCGTCACCTGCGACCCGCGCGACCAGGAAACTTCGACCTATAAGCGCTTTCCCTGTTTGATTGTGGAAGTGCTGTCTGACTCTACCGAAGCCTTTGACCGGGGCGACAAATTTATCCACTATCAAACCCTTGACAGCTTGCAAGAATACGTTTTGATTAACAGTCGCCAGCAACGAGTCGAAACCTTCCGCCGCAACTCATCGGGTCTGTGGGTTTTACAATCCTACACCGCCGACCAACCCGCCCTGCAACTAACCAGCATCGATTGGAGAGGCACCCTCACCGACCTCTACGAAGATGTTACCCTGGAAACCCAGTCCCCTCCTGCCCCACCAACCTCATGACCTCAGAACGACTCCTGCAATTACCTCCACTAGAGAGTGGCGATCGCCTCACCCGCGACGAATTTGAGCGACGGTACAATGCCATGCCCCAGGTCAAAAAAGCCGAACTAATCGAAGGAGTTGTTTACGTGGCCTCTCCCCTCCGCTATCGTAGTCACGGTCAACCCCACCTGCTGGTCACCACCTGGCTCGGAACCTATTGTGCGACCACCCCTGGCGTTGAAGCGGCTGATGCTCCAACCATTCGCCTGGATGCAGACAACGAACCCCAACCGGATGCCATCCTGCGACTGACCCAAGGCGGCAGATCTACCATTAGCCCAGACGACTACATCGAAGGGGCACCCGAACTGATTGTGGAAATTGCCGCCAGTAGCGCCTCCTACGACCTGCACGACAAACTGCGAGTCTATCGCCGCAACGGCGTGCAGGAATACATCGTGTGGAGCACCTACGAGCCGCAAATCGATTGGTTCTACCTGGACGAGGGCGAGTACCGCACCTTGGCTCCTGATGCGGATAGGATTCTTCGCAGTCGTCAATTTCCAGGGCTGTGGCTGGCGGGCGATCGCCTCCTGTCCAACGATCTCGCCACTGTCCTCGCGGTGTTGCAGCAAGGCACTGCGACGCCAGCGCACCGGGCGTTTGTCGCATCGCTCCAGCTAACCCTCCCGTGATTTACCTCGACTATCACGCCACTACACCCGTTGACCCGCGCGTTGCCGATCGCGTCTATCACTTCATGACGCAAGAGTTTGGCAATGCCAGTAGTGTGGATCACGAGTGGGGCGATCGCGCTGAAGCTGCGGTCAAGCAAGCGGCCAAACAGGTTGCAGACCTGATCGGAGCTTCACCGAGGGAAATCGTTTGGACATCCGGTGCGACCGAGAGCATCAATCTCGCAATTCAGGGGAGCCTTCTTGATCCCCTCGCCCCGCTTGGGAGAGGGGGTGGGGGTGAGGGCAAACATCGCATTGGCTTAATGCCGATCGAACACAAAGCTGTCCTTGATACCTGCCGCGCTTTAGAGAAACGAGGTTGGGCTGAGTTGGTTTATCTCCAAGTAGATCCCAAAGGTAGGCTTAACCTGAACCATTTGGAAGAAGTCTGTGCCAGGGGGCTGTCCCTGCTCTGTGTCATGGCAGCCAACAACGAGATTGGCAACATCTACCCGATGCAAACGATTGGGCAGATTGCTCAACACTACGGCATTCCTTTTCTATGTGACGGTGCTCAGGCTGTTGGTAAAATTCCGCTTCAGTTTGAGGACTGGGGCATGACTTATCTGGCCATTTCTGCCCACAAGTTCTACGGGCCTAAAGGGGTGGGAGCCTTGGTGGTGCGTCGGGGCTATTCTTTGGAGCCGATGATATTTGGCGGCGGGCATCAGCGCGGACTGCGATCGGGCACCCTCAATGTGCCAGGAATTGTCGGGTTAGGGGAGGCGTGTCGGTTGCGATCGCTGGAGATGGAAGAAGATGAGCGGGCGATCGCAATAAAACGCGACAAACTGCAAACATTGCTCCTAGAAAAAATTTCTGGATTAGTCGTGAATGGTGACACCGACCATCGATTAGCAGGTAATCTTCATCTATCGATTCCTGATATTCCCAATAGTGCAATTATTGCTCGAGTTCGTCATCAACTTGCAATATCTACTGGCTCAGCCTGTTCATCTGGGGTTGAAGCTCCTTCTCATGTCTTGCCAGCCCTGAATTTACCGGAAAACACCGTAGATGGGGCTTTGCGAATTGGGCTGGGCAAATTCACAACTGCTGAAGAGATCGAACAGGCCGCGACTATTCTTTCCATAGCGGCCTATCAAGTTCGCGAATCTCTTGCTATTTCCTGTTGACTACGTATTTGCTGGGGTAAGGCCGCTTGAGGAATTGGGTGCAAACACCCCGACTGAACGATTACCTAAAACTAAAGCCGCCCATCTCCTGTTCCAGACGCATTAACCGTTCAATTCGGGCTTCTGTGGAAGGATGGGTTGAGAATAAGTTAGCAAACGCCTGTCCAGACATGGAATTGATAATTAGCAGCGGTGAAAAGGCGGGATTGCCTTCCATCGGTAACTGACGGGCACCCATTTCCAACCGTTGCAGCGCATTGGCTAACCCACGAGGATTGCCAGTCAGTCTTGCCGCTCCTGCATCGGCCTCAAATTCGCGTGTACGAGAAATGGTCATCTGGATCACTGTCGCGGCGATCGGAGCCAGAATGGTCATCAACAACAGGGCGATCGGGTTAGGCCGATTGCGATCGTCGCCAGCAAATGCTCCAAACCAGTAAGCCATTTGAGCCAGGTAAGAAATGGCTCCCCCGATCGTGGCCGCTACCGCCTGAGTGAGTGTATCCCGGTGAAGAATGTGGCTCAGTTCGTGGGCAATCACTCCTTCCAACTCATCGGCTGGCATCATTTGCAAAATGCCCTGAGTTACAGCTACAGCCGCATGTTGGGGATCTCTTCCCGTCGCAAAAGCATTGGCAGACAGAGTGGGGATGATATAAACAGCAGGGGTTGGGATTCCCGCTTTTTGCGCCAGTCTGTCCACCATCCGATAGAGTTCAGGGGCTTCAGCCGGACTCACAGGTTGAGCATTATAGGCAGCCAGAGCAATTTTGTCTGAGAAAAACCAGGAGCCTAAATTCATCACTGCTCCCAAAATCAGCCCGATTAACAGGCCCGTTTTGCCCCCGATCGCTCCTCCAAGGAACACCAACAAACCCGTTAAGAGGGCTAACAGGGCAACCGTTTTGATTTGATTCATACCCTTTTCTCCTGATCAACAGTCCAGTATTAGAGATGTCTACGATCGTGGGAATTCATGTAAGCCAAGTCCAACGAGAGAACGGTCGTTTTCCGATCAGAGAAACTCCGATTCTGGACTTGGACAAGGTTTAATTTTTCTTTACTCTTATTATCTCAATCGCTTGCCCCCTATCGGAAGGGAGGAAAACTCGACTGGGACGGTACGGGAGGGAGGGAGTTAAAAATTGGACAGAAGCCGGAGTTATTGATTCCGGTGCCGATTAATGACCCAGTACTTCAATGGCAAAGAGTTGCTGCATTGAGTCCAGGTAGGGTTTGAAGAGTTTGACTTGGTGAAGCTCCAGGCACTGATTCATCGCTTGTTCCAGTAACTCGACCAGAGAGCGTACCAGCCACCATTCTACTTTCAGGGGTGGATAGAGCATCATACACAATGGAAACAGTTCTTCCTGAAAGGCGGCAATGCTATTTTCCAAAGTGCAGACGCAGAGATAAATCTGAAACATTTCCACATCTCGAATGCTAGAAACCTGAACTGTGGGGGACGACAGGGAACCACTGAAGGACTGGTAGTTGCCCACATCTTGAATCACTTGCTGACACACTTCTTGGGCAATGCGACCACTCTGAGGCAACAGGGCTTGCACTGCAGCAAGTGGGGCAGAATGTTCAGGATGATTAGCAGCCACTTCGTAAGCCCGCTGCAGAGGCATATACAGGTGATCATCGAGTACCTTAAAGTAGTCCTCAATCAGAATCCGCTCAGCATCAGAGAGTGGTTCCAGTAATTTTTGCCCAGTATAGTGAATTTGCATACTCACAAACCCCAGGATGCGAGGGTCGGCAGTTGATACTGATTTGCGAACTCGACCACACTCTGGGCCAATGACGGTCGCCAGACTTTGAGGCGCTTTGCCCTGATGGTAGACCTCTAATACTTTTTCAAACAGTCGATGAGAGTCGCGGGCAATTTGCCAGGGGTCAATATAGTGGGGGTTGATCCCATGCCGTTGCACCTCCGCGGTTAACAAAGACTCCGTTTTACTCCACGCCTGAGCACTGGCAAAGTTAAGAGACTTCAGCAATTTTGCTACCGTTTGTGCCCGTCCTTCCAGAGAAGAGACTTCACTGAATCGATCCCGATCGCGGTTACTCAGCGCATGGGAGTAACTTAGTAAGCTCTGGACATACCGTTTTCCCCACAATTTTGCCAACGCAGGAAAATCTTCTCGATCGCCAGGATCAGACTCAGGATTAGGCATAACTCTTGATCAAATAAGTACACACCCCAAAATTATGATTCCCCAGAACCGACTTAAACAAGTAAACGAAAAGAAACGCTAAAGAAATCCTTTAGGTATTGCGACAGACGTAATTCAGCATTGATTTTTTATTTATCAGAGAGTTGCTGTCAGCTAAGCAGGCACCTGAATTTTTTGATTGCCAGAGAGTTCAAAGGCATCGTGAATGACTTGTAATGCCTTCACTCCATCCGCTTCAGACACGACGCAACTGACCTTAATCTCAGAGGTCGCAATCATTTGAATATTGATCTGATGCTGGGCCAGTGCCGCAAACATCCGCGCTGCCACTCCGGGTTGGTTCACCATCCCTGCTCCCACAATGCTGACTTTGGCGATCGCCGGATCCACCACCACCTCACCGCATCCTAAATCAGAAGACGCGGCTACAATCACCTGACGCGCAGATTCGGCATCCATTTGGGCGACAGTAAAGGCAATGTCACGAGTGGTTTCACCGTTGGCTAGGCGGCATCGCTGGGATTGAATGATCATGTCTACACTGACATTATGATCGGCCAGTAGCTGGAAAATCCGAGCCGCCATCCCCGGTCGATCGGGAACATGACGAATCGCCAGACGCGCTTGCTTTTGATCCAGGGCTACACCGCGAACGGGAGGGAGGGGGGAATTTTGGATTGCGGATTTCGAATTTTGGATGGGGGCGGCTTCTTGATCGACGGGAGAAGTGTTGACATCGAAAGCCAGACAAAGAGCCGCGATCGCCCGATCACAATCTTCCTCAGCAATCACGCAACTGACTTTCACCTCTGAGGTAGAAATCATGCGGATATTCACTCCTGCTGCGGCCAGGGTGGAAAACATTTGCGCGGCCACACCGGGGCGACCAATCATGCCTGCACCCGCGATCGAGACTTTGGCAATTTGCTGCTCGACCATCACTTCTGCATCCGTCGCCGCTGGCACTCCACCACATAGAGCGGGAATAATGGCATTGGCAACCGCTTCCGCCCGGTTCAAAGAGTCTTTGGCCACGGTGAAGGCAATGTCATTGGAATTACCCTCATGGATGGATTGAATAATCAGGTCTACATTCAAATCCTGAGTGGCAATCTCGCCAAACAAGCGGGCAGCGACACCAGGACGATCGGGGACACGCAGCAGCGAAACTTTCGCCTGATCGGTATCAAATTCCACGGCATCGACGGCACGAGTCAGTTCCAACCCTTCCAGCGATCGTCCACTTGGCGCGTGGGAGATCACCCAGGTTCCCGGATCCTCCGTCCAACTAGAGCGCACCACCAGTGGCACCCCAAAATTACGGGCAATTTCCACAGCACGGGGATGTAACACTTTTGCTCCCAGGCTTGCCAGTTCCAGCATTTCATCACTGGTAATTTCCGTCATCAGTTGGGCATCGGGCACCAGCCGGGGATCTGTAGTCAGAATTCCTGGCACATCGGTATAAATCTCACAGTAATCCGCATGCAGGGCGGCAGCTAAAGCTACGGCTGAAGTATCGGATCCCCCCCGCCCCAGGGTTGTAATTTCCAGTTCATCGGTGCTGCTAATTCCCTGAAATCCCGCTACAACGACCACTTCTCCCTGAGCCAGGTGGCGATTCAGGCGATCGGTTTCAATCCGCAGGATCCGGGCACGACTATATTCTGCCTCCGTGACAATTCCTACCTGAGCGCCTGTGAGCGAGATTGCGGGTTGCCCCAATTCCTGCAAGGCCATACTCAGGAGAGCGATCGACACCTGCTCCCCAGTAGACAGCAGCATATCCATTTCTCGACGGCTGGGGTTAGCAGAAATTTCACTGGCCAGTTTGACCAGGCCATCGGTGGTTTTGCCCATCGCTGATACCACCACGACTACAGCATTGCCAGCCTCTACGGTACGTTTAACTCGCTGAGCCACAGCCTGAATCCGCTCTACCGTACCAACCGACGTACCC from Leptodesmis sichuanensis A121 includes:
- a CDS encoding aspartate kinase yields the protein MTLVVQKYGGTSVGTVERIQAVAQRVKRTVEAGNAVVVVVSAMGKTTDGLVKLASEISANPSRREMDMLLSTGEQVSIALLSMALQELGQPAISLTGAQVGIVTEAEYSRARILRIETDRLNRHLAQGEVVVVAGFQGISSTDELEITTLGRGGSDTSAVALAAALHADYCEIYTDVPGILTTDPRLVPDAQLMTEITSDEMLELASLGAKVLHPRAVEIARNFGVPLVVRSSWTEDPGTWVISHAPSGRSLEGLELTRAVDAVEFDTDQAKVSLLRVPDRPGVAARLFGEIATQDLNVDLIIQSIHEGNSNDIAFTVAKDSLNRAEAVANAIIPALCGGVPAATDAEVMVEQQIAKVSIAGAGMIGRPGVAAQMFSTLAAAGVNIRMISTSEVKVSCVIAEEDCDRAIAALCLAFDVNTSPVDQEAAPIQNSKSAIQNSPLPPVRGVALDQKQARLAIRHVPDRPGMAARIFQLLADHNVSVDMIIQSQRCRLANGETTRDIAFTVAQMDAESARQVIVAASSDLGCGEVVVDPAIAKVSIVGAGMVNQPGVAARMFAALAQHQINIQMIATSEIKVSCVVSEADGVKALQVIHDAFELSGNQKIQVPA
- a CDS encoding Uma2 family endonuclease gives rise to the protein MTSERLLQLPPLESGDRLTRDEFERRYNAMPQVKKAELIEGVVYVASPLRYRSHGQPHLLVTTWLGTYCATTPGVEAADAPTIRLDADNEPQPDAILRLTQGGRSTISPDDYIEGAPELIVEIAASSASYDLHDKLRVYRRNGVQEYIVWSTYEPQIDWFYLDEGEYRTLAPDADRILRSRQFPGLWLAGDRLLSNDLATVLAVLQQGTATPAHRAFVASLQLTLP
- a CDS encoding Uma2 family endonuclease, which translates into the protein MITTAHPPHLTPDDYLQLEARSPVKHEYINGQIVAMAGASDAHVTIALNVAALLRSHLRGTGCRVYISDMKVRLDACNCFYYPDVFVTCDPRDQETSTYKRFPCLIVEVLSDSTEAFDRGDKFIHYQTLDSLQEYVLINSRQQRVETFRRNSSGLWVLQSYTADQPALQLTSIDWRGTLTDLYEDVTLETQSPPAPPTS
- a CDS encoding cysteine desulfurase family protein; this encodes MIYLDYHATTPVDPRVADRVYHFMTQEFGNASSVDHEWGDRAEAAVKQAAKQVADLIGASPREIVWTSGATESINLAIQGSLLDPLAPLGRGGGGEGKHRIGLMPIEHKAVLDTCRALEKRGWAELVYLQVDPKGRLNLNHLEEVCARGLSLLCVMAANNEIGNIYPMQTIGQIAQHYGIPFLCDGAQAVGKIPLQFEDWGMTYLAISAHKFYGPKGVGALVVRRGYSLEPMIFGGGHQRGLRSGTLNVPGIVGLGEACRLRSLEMEEDERAIAIKRDKLQTLLLEKISGLVVNGDTDHRLAGNLHLSIPDIPNSAIIARVRHQLAISTGSACSSGVEAPSHVLPALNLPENTVDGALRIGLGKFTTAEEIEQAATILSIAAYQVRESLAISC
- a CDS encoding M48 family metalloprotease, with protein sequence MNQIKTVALLALLTGLLVFLGGAIGGKTGLLIGLILGAVMNLGSWFFSDKIALAAYNAQPVSPAEAPELYRMVDRLAQKAGIPTPAVYIIPTLSANAFATGRDPQHAAVAVTQGILQMMPADELEGVIAHELSHILHRDTLTQAVAATIGGAISYLAQMAYWFGAFAGDDRNRPNPIALLLMTILAPIAATVIQMTISRTREFEADAGAARLTGNPRGLANALQRLEMGARQLPMEGNPAFSPLLIINSMSGQAFANLFSTHPSTEARIERLMRLEQEMGGFSFR